In Betaproteobacteria bacterium, one DNA window encodes the following:
- the gluQRS gene encoding tRNA glutamyl-Q(34) synthetase GluQRS, whose protein sequence is MHYRGRFAPSPTGPLHFGSLVAAVASYLEARARSGAWLVRIDDLDPPRVVPGAARDILHSLRAFGFEWDGAVVYQSARADAYHAALHRLRAAGAVYPCACSRREIADSAADGIEGPVYPGTCRAGLHEARAARALRVRTDAAPIAFVDGVQGPITQQLVRDIGDFVVYRADHVFAYQLAVVVDDAEQGITDVVRGADLLLSTPRQIHLQRLLGLPTPHYVHAPVAVNAEGQKLSKQTLALAVDPCAAVTVLAMVLDFLGQPVAPAMRRLSLAAFWREAIARWQLERVPRLLQRTAPPLS, encoded by the coding sequence ATGCACTACCGCGGCCGCTTCGCACCGTCCCCGACCGGCCCCCTGCACTTCGGCTCGCTCGTCGCCGCCGTCGCGAGTTACCTGGAAGCGCGGGCGCGCAGTGGCGCGTGGCTGGTGCGCATCGATGACCTCGATCCGCCGCGGGTCGTGCCTGGGGCAGCCCGCGACATCCTCCACTCGCTGCGCGCGTTCGGCTTCGAGTGGGACGGCGCAGTCGTGTATCAGAGCGCACGGGCCGACGCCTACCACGCCGCGCTCCATCGTCTGCGCGCGGCGGGGGCAGTCTACCCCTGCGCCTGCTCGCGGCGTGAAATCGCGGATTCCGCCGCTGACGGCATCGAGGGACCCGTGTATCCGGGCACCTGCCGCGCCGGTCTGCACGAGGCGCGCGCCGCCCGCGCGCTGCGCGTGCGCACCGATGCCGCGCCGATCGCCTTCGTCGATGGCGTGCAGGGGCCCATCACCCAGCAATTGGTGCGCGACATAGGAGACTTCGTCGTCTATCGCGCGGATCACGTCTTCGCGTATCAGCTGGCGGTCGTCGTCGACGACGCGGAGCAGGGCATCACCGACGTCGTGCGCGGCGCCGATCTGCTGCTTTCAACACCGCGCCAGATCCATCTGCAACGCCTGCTGGGCCTGCCGACGCCGCACTACGTGCATGCGCCGGTCGCCGTCAACGCCGAGGGACAGAAACTCAGCAAGCAGACACTCGCCCTCGCCGTCGACCCGTGTGCCGCAGTCACGGTACTTGCAATGGTGCTGGATTTCCTCGGGCAGCCGGTCGCACCGGCGATGCGGCGGCTGTCGCTGGCGGCGTTCTGGCGGGAGGCGATCGCCCGCTGGCAGCTGGAGCGAGTCCCGCGGCTCCTGCAACGCACGGCGCCACCCTTGTCATGA
- a CDS encoding class II glutamine amidotransferase encodes MCQLLGMNCNVPTDICFSFSGFHHRGGRTDQHADGWGIAFYEGAGCRLFIDTKPAVESPVASLVKSYPIHSLNVIAHIRKATVGSVALENTHPFMREMWGRYWTMAHNGTLEGFSPRFNGRYRRYHPVGCTDSELAFCYILETLRRLYPAGQPALSELSQALAGITAELGTFGEFNYLLSNGEVLFAHCAKRLAYIVRQAPFTTAHLVDEDYAVDFSQLTTPADRVAVIATVPLTDNEAWTTMQPGELLLFREGAPVEAHS; translated from the coding sequence ATGTGTCAGCTGCTTGGCATGAACTGCAATGTTCCCACGGACATCTGCTTTTCCTTTTCCGGTTTTCACCATCGCGGCGGGCGCACCGACCAGCACGCCGACGGCTGGGGCATCGCCTTCTACGAGGGCGCAGGCTGCCGTCTCTTCATCGATACCAAGCCGGCCGTCGAGTCGCCGGTGGCGTCCCTGGTGAAGAGCTACCCGATCCATTCGCTCAACGTGATCGCGCACATCCGCAAGGCGACGGTCGGCAGTGTCGCGCTCGAGAACACCCACCCTTTCATGCGCGAGATGTGGGGACGCTACTGGACGATGGCGCACAACGGGACGCTGGAAGGATTCTCGCCCCGCTTCAACGGGCGCTATCGCCGCTATCACCCGGTCGGCTGCACCGACAGCGAACTCGCGTTCTGCTACATCCTCGAGACTCTGCGACGACTCTATCCGGCCGGTCAGCCGGCGCTGTCGGAGCTTTCGCAGGCGCTCGCCGGGATCACCGCCGAACTTGGCACTTTCGGCGAGTTCAACTACCTGTTGTCCAATGGCGAGGTGCTCTTCGCTCACTGCGCCAAGCGGCTTGCCTACATCGTGCGGCAGGCGCCCTTTACCACCGCGCACCTGGTCGACGAGGACTACGCGGTGGACTTCAGCCAGCTCACCACGCCGGCCGACCGCGTCGCGGTGATCGCGACGGTGCCGCTCACTGACAACGAGGCGTGGACCACCATGCAACCTGGCGAGCTCCTCCTTTTCCGCGAGGGCGCGCCGGTCGAGGCGCACTCATGA
- a CDS encoding class I SAM-dependent methyltransferase translates to MTNRTFTLSDSLYDYFASVSLREADILRRLRDETATLPRATMQIAPEQGQFLALLVQLTGARRCLEVGVFTGYSALCVAVALPADGSVVACDVSEEWTAVARRYWEEAGVAERIELKLAPAVETLDRLLANGQSGTFDFAFIDADKPNYSNYFERSLRLLRQGGLIAVDNTLWYGRVADPENHDEDTEAIRRFNRSLHADARIDLSLVPIGDGVTLARKR, encoded by the coding sequence ATGACGAATCGCACGTTTACCCTGTCCGACTCCCTTTACGACTACTTTGCCTCGGTCTCGCTGCGCGAAGCGGACATCCTGCGGCGGCTGCGCGATGAAACTGCGACGCTGCCGCGCGCCACGATGCAGATCGCGCCCGAGCAGGGGCAGTTTCTCGCGCTGCTCGTGCAGTTGACCGGAGCCCGGCGCTGCCTGGAGGTTGGCGTCTTCACCGGTTACAGCGCGCTCTGCGTCGCCGTAGCCCTGCCGGCAGACGGTAGCGTCGTCGCCTGCGACGTGAGCGAGGAGTGGACCGCCGTTGCGCGGCGCTATTGGGAGGAAGCCGGGGTGGCGGAGCGCATCGAGCTCAAGCTCGCACCCGCCGTCGAAACCCTCGACCGTCTGCTCGCCAACGGGCAGTCAGGCACCTTCGACTTCGCCTTCATCGACGCCGACAAGCCCAACTATTCGAACTATTTCGAGCGCTCGCTGCGTCTCCTGCGTCAAGGAGGACTCATCGCTGTCGATAATACCCTGTGGTACGGCAGGGTTGCCGATCCCGAGAACCACGACGAGGACACGGAAGCGATCCGCCGCTTCAACCGAAGCCTGCACGCAGACGCGAGAATCGATCTGAGTCTCGTCCCGATCGGTGATGGCGTGACGCTCGCCAGAAAGCGCTGA